The following are encoded together in the Salvia hispanica cultivar TCC Black 2014 chromosome 6, UniMelb_Shisp_WGS_1.0, whole genome shotgun sequence genome:
- the LOC125196174 gene encoding putative cytochrome c oxidase subunit 5b-like: MWRRLAVQLRTLRPVRCATTTSSRPAGFYRLFSASGNASALRVEDVVPIATGHEREELEAELQGKDILEINHPSGRFGTKESPAVIKSYYDKRIVGCPGGEGEDEHDVVWFWLEKGSPHECPVCSQYFTLDVVGPGGPPDGHGDGDDGGHHH, from the exons ATGTGGAGAAGGCTCGCGGTTCAGCTACGAACTCTCAGGCCCGTTCGATGCGCCACCACCACTTCAAGCCGACCAGCTGGTTTCTATCGCCTTTTCTCTGCATCTG gaaATGCTTCTGCATTAAGAGTGGAAGATGTAGTGCCGATCGCCACTGGTCATGAGCGAGAGGAGTTGGAAGCTGAGCTTCAA GGAAAGGACATTCTCGAAATCAACCACCCATCGGGTCGTTTTGGAACGAAG GAATCCCCAGCCGTGATAAAGTCTTATTACGACAAAAGAATTGTGGGATGCCCTGGTGGTGAAGGCG AGGATGAGCATGATGTGGTTTGGTTTTGGCTAGAGAAGGGCAGCCCACATGAATGCCCAGTATGCTCACAGTATTTTACG TTAGATGTGGTAGGCCCTGGTGGACCTCCAGACGGacatggagatggagatgatgGCGGTCATCACCACTAG
- the LOC125196173 gene encoding cytochrome c1-2, heme protein, mitochondrial-like produces the protein MRTGKINRLIKHFSRPGFLSQPSVAASVLKAAPLLIPKPGQAQSGSSGSQFSKTIALFGAAASGFLGCATIAYASDEAEHGLACPSYPWPHNGILSSYDHASVRRGQQVYQEVCSSCHSMSLISYRDLVGVAYSEEETKAMAAEIEVVDGPGKLSDCLPQPYANEQAARFANGGAYPPDLGLITKAHHNGQNYVFALLTGYHNPPPAGVMIRDGLHPHFPGGAIAMPKMLDDGAVEYEDGTPATEAQMGKDVMTFLSWAAEPEMEERKLMGFKWIFVLSLALLQAAYYRRMRWSVLKPHKVVLDVVK, from the exons ATGA GAACTGGAAAAATTAATAGATTGATCAAGCATTTCAGTCGTCCAGGTTTTTTGAGCCAACCTTCTGTTGCAGCCTCCGTGCTCAAG GCTGCTCCTTTGCTTATTCCCAAGCCTGGTCAAGCTCAATCTGGCTCTTCAGGCTCACAGTTTTCCAAGACAATTGCACTTTTTGGTGCCGCAGCTTCCGGGTTTCTGGGGTGTGCAACAATAGCATATGCTTCCGATGAGGCTGAGCACGGTTTAGCTTGCCCTAGCTATCCATGGCCTCACAATGGCATCCTCAGTTCATATGATCATGCTTC GGTTCGTCGGGGTCAACAGGTTTACCAGGAAGTTTGTTCATCATGCCACTCAATGTCACTTATTTCGTATCGTGATCTTGTCGGTGTGGCCTACTCTGAGGAAGAAACTAAAGCTATGGCCGCTGAGATTGAAGTGGTTGATGGCCCTGGAAAGTTGAGTGATTGTCTTCCTCAGCCTTACGCAAACGAGCAAGCTGCAAGATTTGCAAATGGAGGGGCCTATCCTCCTGATCTAGGTCTTATCACAAAG GCCCACCATAATGGTCAGAATTATGTATTTGCTCTTCTAACCGGCTATCACAATCCTCCTCCTGCCGGTGTCATG ATCAGAGATGGGCTTCACCCTCATTTCCCTGGTGGGGCGATCGCCATGCCTAAAATGCTTGATGATGGTGCTGTTGAGTATGAAGATGGTACCCCTGCAACTGAAGCACAA ATGGGAAAAGATGTGATGACCTTTTTGTCTTGGGCTGCTGAACCAGAGATGGAAGAACGGAAACTG ATGGGTTTCAAATGGATCTTCGTACTGTCACTTGCTCTTCTGCAAGCCGCGTACTACAGACGTATGAGGTGGTCGGTTCTTAAACCGCATAAGGTGGTCCTTGATGTAGTCAAGTAA
- the LOC125196634 gene encoding uncharacterized protein LOC125196634 isoform X2 has protein sequence MVVSTSICSKVSDCKNGKSSLPQVGDEKEWEEVRCPICMEQPHNAVLLLCSSHEKGCRPFICDTSYRHSNCFDQYRKSSSVAENLHALSEEHQSKLVCPLCRGTVSGWDVVYPARKFLNSKKRSCSLEACSFGGNYAELRKHARLEHPSRRPSEATPNRQANWTTLEQQRDIEDAQIYQSDMEYDDFDMWADWDELLADDFWNSRSELLEWMADDFWSGGSLFDLPSGISNFEDDLSTLSGISMPLFGSYFSFPGDDIMDSGNSRNGDDDMIDSGSSRSGGDGPQWGGVSGSRLNLHLGNAATNSGPGPTYHSENDANVSRSRPSYQRDADALNSRSRSGHHRENVRTTSSNRSSYHSVNDPASSRENNPNNSRSRYYRELDHGSSRRRSSYRRESEQRDWRSRFPRSREFVAPVRGFGTRSFHGSSRQTRSERGGRGD, from the exons ATGGTAGTATCAACCAGCATTTG CTCGAAGGTATCAGATTGCAAGAATGGCAAAAGCTCTTTGCCTCAAGTCGGGGATGAGAAGGAGTGGGAAGAAGTTCGATGCCCTATTTGTATGGAGCAGCCTCACAATGCTGTCTTATTACTCTGTTCTTCCCACGAGAAAGGTTGCCGCCCTTTTATCTGTGACACAAGTTATCGACACTCCAATTGTTTCGATCAGTACCGGAAGTCATCATCGGTAGCAGAAAATTTACATGCTTTATCAGAAGAACACCAGTCTAAGCTTGTATGCCCTCTGTGTCGAGGGACGGTGTCAGGGTGGGATGTTGTCTATCCTGCAAGAAAATTCTTGAATTCTAAGAAAAGAAGTTGTTCTTTAGAAGCTTGTAGCTTTGGTGGGAACTATGCAGAGCTGAGGAAGCATGCTAGGCTCGAGCACCCATCTAGACGCCCATCAGAGGCCACTCCCAATCGTCAGGCAAACTGGACAACACTGGAGCAACAAAGGGACATCGAGGATGCACAAATATACCAGTCAGATATGGAGTACGATGACTTTGACATGTGGGCTGACTGGGATGAATTGCTTGCAGATGATTTCTGGAATTCAAGAAGTGAATTACTGGAGTGGATGGCAGACGATTTTTGGAGTGGAGGAAGCTTGTTTGACTTACCGAGTGGTATATCCAATTTTGAGGATGATCTATCAACTTTAAGTGGTATCTCTATGCCACTTTTTGGCTCGTACTTTTCATTCCCGGGGGATGACATAATGGATTCTGGCAATTCAAGAAATGGAGATGATGACATGATAGATTCTGGCAGCTCGAGAAGCGGAGGAGATGGGCCACAGTGGGGTGGCGTATCTGGTTCAAGATTGAATCTTCATTTGGGAAATGCCGCAACAAATTCAGGGCCCGGGCCAACTTATCATAGCGAAAATGATGCAAATGTTTCGAGGTCAAGACCAAGCTATCAAAGGGATGCTGATGCGTTGAATTCAAGGTCGAGGTCTGGCCATCACAGAGAAAATGTAAGAACAACTTCAAGCAATAGATCTAGTTATCACAGTGTCAATGATCCTGCGAGTTCAAGGGAAAACAATCCAAACAATTCAAGATCAAGGTATTACAGAGAACTCGATCATGGAAGTTCGAGAAGGAGATCAAGTTATCGTAGGGAAAGTGAGCAGCGTGATTGGAGGTCGAGGTTTCCTCGTAGTAGGGAATTTGTTGCTCCCGTTAGAGGGTTCGGTACAAGGAGTTTTCATGGCTCCTCAAGACAGACGCGTAGTGAAAGGGGTGGTCGAGGAGATTGA
- the LOC125197481 gene encoding uncharacterized protein LOC125197481, which translates to MAGQGPHNTSFSGQAQMRRDNLQDQGENQNFLQETGTHALNMAQGAADVGKGAVLGAASLARGVATGAANVASGAADVVKNTFAGAPDAHNYSNAASLDNSNNPSANQSTYSNRPGYAHHPN; encoded by the exons atggcaGGCCAAGGTCCCCACAACACCTCATTCTCAGGCCAAGCTCAG ATGAGAAGAGATAACCTGCAAGATCAAGGTGAGAACCAAAATTTCCTTCAAGAG actgGAACACATGCTCTGAACATGGCGCAAGGCGCAGCTGATGTTGGCAAAGGAGCCGTGCTCGGGGCAGCCAGCCTTGCCCGTGGCGTGGCCACAGGCGCGGCCAACGTGGCCTCTGGGGCAGCCGATGTTGTCAAAAATACCTTCGCGGGCGCTCCCGACGCCCATAATTACAGCAACGCTGCTAGCTTGGACAACTCGAATAATCCAAGTGCAAATCAATCAACTTATTCCAACAGGCCTGGCTATGCACACCACCCTAACTAA
- the LOC125196634 gene encoding uncharacterized protein LOC125196634 isoform X1, translated as MPKDRRVNSSSFDRSMVSPYSCSSKVSDCKNGKSSLPQVGDEKEWEEVRCPICMEQPHNAVLLLCSSHEKGCRPFICDTSYRHSNCFDQYRKSSSVAENLHALSEEHQSKLVCPLCRGTVSGWDVVYPARKFLNSKKRSCSLEACSFGGNYAELRKHARLEHPSRRPSEATPNRQANWTTLEQQRDIEDAQIYQSDMEYDDFDMWADWDELLADDFWNSRSELLEWMADDFWSGGSLFDLPSGISNFEDDLSTLSGISMPLFGSYFSFPGDDIMDSGNSRNGDDDMIDSGSSRSGGDGPQWGGVSGSRLNLHLGNAATNSGPGPTYHSENDANVSRSRPSYQRDADALNSRSRSGHHRENVRTTSSNRSSYHSVNDPASSRENNPNNSRSRYYRELDHGSSRRRSSYRRESEQRDWRSRFPRSREFVAPVRGFGTRSFHGSSRQTRSERGGRGD; from the coding sequence ATGCCAAAAGATAGGAGGGTGAATTCGTCATCTTTTGACCGGTCTATGGTGTCCCCTTATTCTTGCAGCTCGAAGGTATCAGATTGCAAGAATGGCAAAAGCTCTTTGCCTCAAGTCGGGGATGAGAAGGAGTGGGAAGAAGTTCGATGCCCTATTTGTATGGAGCAGCCTCACAATGCTGTCTTATTACTCTGTTCTTCCCACGAGAAAGGTTGCCGCCCTTTTATCTGTGACACAAGTTATCGACACTCCAATTGTTTCGATCAGTACCGGAAGTCATCATCGGTAGCAGAAAATTTACATGCTTTATCAGAAGAACACCAGTCTAAGCTTGTATGCCCTCTGTGTCGAGGGACGGTGTCAGGGTGGGATGTTGTCTATCCTGCAAGAAAATTCTTGAATTCTAAGAAAAGAAGTTGTTCTTTAGAAGCTTGTAGCTTTGGTGGGAACTATGCAGAGCTGAGGAAGCATGCTAGGCTCGAGCACCCATCTAGACGCCCATCAGAGGCCACTCCCAATCGTCAGGCAAACTGGACAACACTGGAGCAACAAAGGGACATCGAGGATGCACAAATATACCAGTCAGATATGGAGTACGATGACTTTGACATGTGGGCTGACTGGGATGAATTGCTTGCAGATGATTTCTGGAATTCAAGAAGTGAATTACTGGAGTGGATGGCAGACGATTTTTGGAGTGGAGGAAGCTTGTTTGACTTACCGAGTGGTATATCCAATTTTGAGGATGATCTATCAACTTTAAGTGGTATCTCTATGCCACTTTTTGGCTCGTACTTTTCATTCCCGGGGGATGACATAATGGATTCTGGCAATTCAAGAAATGGAGATGATGACATGATAGATTCTGGCAGCTCGAGAAGCGGAGGAGATGGGCCACAGTGGGGTGGCGTATCTGGTTCAAGATTGAATCTTCATTTGGGAAATGCCGCAACAAATTCAGGGCCCGGGCCAACTTATCATAGCGAAAATGATGCAAATGTTTCGAGGTCAAGACCAAGCTATCAAAGGGATGCTGATGCGTTGAATTCAAGGTCGAGGTCTGGCCATCACAGAGAAAATGTAAGAACAACTTCAAGCAATAGATCTAGTTATCACAGTGTCAATGATCCTGCGAGTTCAAGGGAAAACAATCCAAACAATTCAAGATCAAGGTATTACAGAGAACTCGATCATGGAAGTTCGAGAAGGAGATCAAGTTATCGTAGGGAAAGTGAGCAGCGTGATTGGAGGTCGAGGTTTCCTCGTAGTAGGGAATTTGTTGCTCCCGTTAGAGGGTTCGGTACAAGGAGTTTTCATGGCTCCTCAAGACAGACGCGTAGTGAAAGGGGTGGTCGAGGAGATTGA
- the LOC125193460 gene encoding lys-63-specific deubiquitinase BRCC36-like, with amino-acid sequence MSLTSVKMSEDVWLTCLTHALSTETEEIMGLLLGDIQSTKNGVTALIWEALPQPRSDRQKDRVETNPEQLTAASVHAERMTMATGTTTRVIGWYHSHPHITVLPSHVDVRTQAMYQLLDPGFIGLIFSCFSEDAQKVGRIQVIAFQSMDGKQGHMMQPLSLTPVQKSSVIDLESSMSSSDNANAVFGSSKGETMEQDTGDSEAAGRVSKGSGKSPRLGGFLANATANTGNNSHANSLNDAINGLDPMDMTEGMQEAMHLSTLEMSGAEYIRKEIPLHVLPTSSLLSIDSPSSSFTYLQRVLYEEEKTAYNQAMAQNTRDGKVHPLSFIHHTATYKSSMCKMIEYCLSPAMTVLQDRLRENEIQLNLLAEEANLLESEVSRGSPSNSSPRSPSQGYRSSTSGHRDLYPTDLSQVKNVGGSRSRRGSQS; translated from the exons ATGTCTCTAACGAGCGTGAAGATGTCGGAGGATGTGTGGTTGACGTGTCTGACCCATGCATTGTCCACTGAGACTGAGGAGATCATGGGCCTTCTTCTTGGTGATATTCAG agcACAAAGAATGGTGTAACTGCATTGATCTGGGAAGCACTTCCACAACCACGTTCTGATCGACAGAAGGATAGAGTTGAGACTAACCCAGAGCAGCTGACTGCTGCATCAGTTCATGCTGAG AGAATGACAATGGCAACGGGAACTACAACAAGAGTGATTGGCTGGTATCACTCGCATCCTCATATCACAGTCCTACCATCTCATGTTG ATGTGCGGACTCAAGCAATGTATCAGCTATTGGATCCTGGGTTTATTGGTTTGATTTTTTCCTGTTTCAGTGAAGATGCTCAAAAG GTCGGAAGGATTCAAGTCATTGCATTTCAGTCTATGGATGGGAAGCAGGGTCACATGATGCAACCTCTTTCTCTCACTCCCGTTCAAAAAAGTTCTGTTATAGATTTAGAGTCTTCCATGAGTTCTTCAGACAATGCAAATGCTGTGTTTGGCTCTTCCAAAGGAGAAACTATGGAACAAGACACTGGAGATTCGGAGGCAGCTGGTAGGGTTTCGAAG GGCTCGGGGAAATCACCACGTTTGGGAGGTTTTTTGGCTAATGCTACTGCTAATACAGGAAACAATAGTCATGCTAACAGTTTGAATGATGCGATTAATGGTTTGGATCCCATGGATATGACTGAAGGTATGCAAGAAGCGATGCATTTGTCAACTTTGGAGATGAG TGGTGCAGAATATATCAGAAAGGAAATTCCTCTTCATGTTCTCCCTACATCATCCCTTCTGAGTATCGATTCTCCTTCGTCATCCTTTACATATCTCCAACGGGTACTGTATGAAGAAGAGAAGACTGCATATAATCAAGCGATGGCACAAAACACGAG GGACGGCAAAGTTCACCCCCTCTCTTTCATTCATCACACAGCCACATACAAGTCTTCCATGTGCAAAATGATTGAGTACTG CTTGAGTCCTGCCATGACTGTTCTTCAAGATCGCttgagagaaaatgaaattcag TTAAATCTGCTCGCGGAAGAAGCCAATCTACTGGAATCAGAGGTCTCAAGAGGAAGCCCCTCAAATTCGTCTCCTCGCTCTCCATCTCAGGGGTATCGGAGTAGTACCTCCGGTCACAGGGACCTGTATCCGACGGACTTGAGCCAGGTGAAAAATGTGGGTGGTAGCCGGAGCCGAAGAGGGTCCCAGTCGTGA
- the LOC125196634 gene encoding uncharacterized protein LOC125196634 isoform X3, with translation MEQPHNAVLLLCSSHEKGCRPFICDTSYRHSNCFDQYRKSSSVAENLHALSEEHQSKLVCPLCRGTVSGWDVVYPARKFLNSKKRSCSLEACSFGGNYAELRKHARLEHPSRRPSEATPNRQANWTTLEQQRDIEDAQIYQSDMEYDDFDMWADWDELLADDFWNSRSELLEWMADDFWSGGSLFDLPSGISNFEDDLSTLSGISMPLFGSYFSFPGDDIMDSGNSRNGDDDMIDSGSSRSGGDGPQWGGVSGSRLNLHLGNAATNSGPGPTYHSENDANVSRSRPSYQRDADALNSRSRSGHHRENVRTTSSNRSSYHSVNDPASSRENNPNNSRSRYYRELDHGSSRRRSSYRRESEQRDWRSRFPRSREFVAPVRGFGTRSFHGSSRQTRSERGGRGD, from the coding sequence ATGGAGCAGCCTCACAATGCTGTCTTATTACTCTGTTCTTCCCACGAGAAAGGTTGCCGCCCTTTTATCTGTGACACAAGTTATCGACACTCCAATTGTTTCGATCAGTACCGGAAGTCATCATCGGTAGCAGAAAATTTACATGCTTTATCAGAAGAACACCAGTCTAAGCTTGTATGCCCTCTGTGTCGAGGGACGGTGTCAGGGTGGGATGTTGTCTATCCTGCAAGAAAATTCTTGAATTCTAAGAAAAGAAGTTGTTCTTTAGAAGCTTGTAGCTTTGGTGGGAACTATGCAGAGCTGAGGAAGCATGCTAGGCTCGAGCACCCATCTAGACGCCCATCAGAGGCCACTCCCAATCGTCAGGCAAACTGGACAACACTGGAGCAACAAAGGGACATCGAGGATGCACAAATATACCAGTCAGATATGGAGTACGATGACTTTGACATGTGGGCTGACTGGGATGAATTGCTTGCAGATGATTTCTGGAATTCAAGAAGTGAATTACTGGAGTGGATGGCAGACGATTTTTGGAGTGGAGGAAGCTTGTTTGACTTACCGAGTGGTATATCCAATTTTGAGGATGATCTATCAACTTTAAGTGGTATCTCTATGCCACTTTTTGGCTCGTACTTTTCATTCCCGGGGGATGACATAATGGATTCTGGCAATTCAAGAAATGGAGATGATGACATGATAGATTCTGGCAGCTCGAGAAGCGGAGGAGATGGGCCACAGTGGGGTGGCGTATCTGGTTCAAGATTGAATCTTCATTTGGGAAATGCCGCAACAAATTCAGGGCCCGGGCCAACTTATCATAGCGAAAATGATGCAAATGTTTCGAGGTCAAGACCAAGCTATCAAAGGGATGCTGATGCGTTGAATTCAAGGTCGAGGTCTGGCCATCACAGAGAAAATGTAAGAACAACTTCAAGCAATAGATCTAGTTATCACAGTGTCAATGATCCTGCGAGTTCAAGGGAAAACAATCCAAACAATTCAAGATCAAGGTATTACAGAGAACTCGATCATGGAAGTTCGAGAAGGAGATCAAGTTATCGTAGGGAAAGTGAGCAGCGTGATTGGAGGTCGAGGTTTCCTCGTAGTAGGGAATTTGTTGCTCCCGTTAGAGGGTTCGGTACAAGGAGTTTTCATGGCTCCTCAAGACAGACGCGTAGTGAAAGGGGTGGTCGAGGAGATTGA